The Chthoniobacterales bacterium genome contains a region encoding:
- a CDS encoding response regulator: MAIVDDEVSVRRALERLLRSAGMETVTYASGLEMLTALERVRPDCVVLDLHMPNISGFEIMELLSDCCPVVVMTGHDSLEARVQANPARAFLRKPIADHELIGAIITATSTT; the protein is encoded by the coding sequence GTGGCCATCGTCGACGACGAGGTGTCGGTGCGGCGCGCCCTCGAGAGATTGCTCCGCTCTGCTGGCATGGAGACTGTGACCTATGCGAGCGGGTTGGAAATGCTCACGGCCTTGGAGCGGGTAAGGCCCGACTGCGTCGTGCTCGACCTTCACATGCCGAACATTTCCGGATTTGAAATCATGGAACTGCTTTCCGACTGCTGCCCGGTTGTTGTCATGACCGGTCATGACTCACTCGAAGCGCGAGTTCAGGCAAACCCGGCGCGCGCTTTCCTTCGCAAACCGATCGCCGATCATGAACTGATCGGCGCAATCATCACCGCCACTTCGACAACGTGA
- a CDS encoding molybdenum cofactor guanylyltransferase → MTFLSAALLSGGKSTRMGRDKCLLEIDGLPLWQRQSDILASLAQDLLVVAPTQPEWLPPGFRWAEDVVKDHGPLGGLATALEAATHPNVLALAIDLPAMSVTYLRGLTAMATADCGIVPEIDGLFQPLSAVYPRSALPAARAHLALPDKSLQSLLRQLIAEGQMRIVPVSEDDLSLFRNLNAPTD, encoded by the coding sequence ATGACTTTCCTCTCGGCCGCCCTGCTTTCCGGAGGAAAGTCCACCCGCATGGGCCGCGACAAATGCCTGCTCGAGATCGATGGCCTCCCGCTGTGGCAGCGCCAGTCGGACATCCTCGCGTCGCTCGCCCAGGACCTTCTCGTCGTCGCCCCCACCCAACCGGAATGGCTGCCGCCGGGTTTTCGCTGGGCCGAAGACGTCGTGAAAGATCACGGCCCCCTCGGCGGCCTCGCCACCGCGCTGGAAGCCGCGACTCACCCGAACGTCCTCGCCCTCGCCATCGACCTTCCCGCGATGTCCGTCACGTATTTGCGCGGCCTGACGGCAATGGCGACCGCTGACTGCGGCATCGTTCCCGAGATCGACGGCCTGTTCCAGCCGCTGAGTGCGGTCTATCCGCGATCCGCCCTGCCTGCCGCCCGCGCGCATCTCGCGCTGCCGGACAAATCACTCCAGAGCCTTCTCCGCCAGCTCATCGCCGAGGGCCAGATGCGCATCGTTCCCGTCTCCGAAGACGACCTCTCGCTTTTTCGCAACCTGAACGCCCCGACCGACTGA
- a CDS encoding DUF1254 domain-containing protein: MKTRPHPVLRRAAVLAAAALLIPSSTVLAKENALEAVPAGVEAYIYGYPLVTMEMTRRIMTNVAEPEGTRAPMGQFVRMREYPNAAFRDVTAPNADTLYTTAWLDVGKEPWVLSLPDADNRYYLFPMLDGWTNVFQVPGKRTTGTGAQTYAITGPGWKGELPKGVVEYKSPTNIVWLLGRIYCTGTPEDYAAVHKMQDEISVVPLSAYGRPYTPPAATIDASIDMKTAVRDQVNALSVNDYFTLLAKLMKDNPPAAADAPMLKKMAKLGIVPGQPFDGSKLGPVAKEAFDLVPKVANEKIMAHMKEGILTGDMTLTHGWVFTTKTGLYGTSYLQRALITAIGLGANRPQDAVYPTSEGPTILGSYDGAKKYVMHFPKGQLPPVNGFWSITMYDAAYFFVANPLNRYSISARQDLKANADGSVDLYFQNESPGADKESNWLPAPKDKFILMLRMYWPKEEAPSIIDGTWKIPQVKAVE; the protein is encoded by the coding sequence ATGAAAACCCGCCCTCATCCCGTTCTGCGACGGGCCGCCGTCCTCGCCGCAGCGGCCCTCCTGATCCCCTCCAGCACCGTCCTCGCCAAAGAGAACGCTTTGGAAGCCGTCCCCGCTGGCGTCGAGGCCTACATCTACGGCTACCCACTCGTGACCATGGAGATGACGCGGCGTATCATGACCAACGTCGCAGAGCCAGAGGGCACGCGCGCGCCGATGGGCCAGTTCGTGCGCATGCGCGAATATCCGAACGCGGCGTTCCGCGACGTCACCGCGCCGAACGCCGATACGCTCTACACCACGGCCTGGCTCGACGTCGGCAAGGAGCCGTGGGTGCTCAGCCTGCCCGACGCGGACAACCGCTATTACCTCTTCCCGATGCTCGACGGCTGGACGAACGTCTTCCAGGTGCCCGGAAAGCGCACCACCGGCACCGGCGCACAGACTTACGCGATCACCGGCCCCGGCTGGAAGGGAGAGCTGCCAAAGGGCGTCGTCGAATACAAATCTCCGACGAATATCGTCTGGCTCCTCGGCCGCATCTATTGCACCGGCACCCCCGAGGACTACGCCGCCGTCCACAAAATGCAGGACGAGATTTCCGTCGTGCCGCTCAGCGCCTACGGCCGCCCCTACACGCCACCAGCCGCCACCATCGACGCCTCCATCGACATGAAGACCGCCGTGCGCGACCAGGTGAACGCCCTCAGCGTCAATGACTACTTCACCCTTCTCGCGAAACTGATGAAGGACAACCCGCCGGCGGCGGCAGACGCCCCCATGTTGAAGAAGATGGCGAAGCTCGGCATCGTGCCCGGCCAGCCATTCGACGGCAGCAAGCTCGGCCCCGTCGCGAAGGAAGCCTTCGACCTCGTGCCAAAAGTCGCCAACGAGAAAATCATGGCGCACATGAAAGAGGGCATCCTGACCGGAGACATGACGCTCACGCACGGCTGGGTGTTCACCACCAAGACCGGCCTCTACGGCACGAGCTACCTCCAGCGCGCCCTCATCACTGCCATCGGCCTTGGCGCGAACCGCCCGCAGGACGCCGTTTATCCGACCTCCGAAGGCCCCACGATCCTTGGCTCCTACGACGGCGCGAAGAAATACGTGATGCACTTCCCCAAGGGCCAGCTCCCGCCCGTGAACGGTTTCTGGTCGATCACGATGTATGACGCGGCTTACTTCTTCGTCGCGAACCCGCTCAACCGCTACAGCATCAGCGCGCGTCAGGATCTGAAGGCGAACGCCGACGGTTCCGTCGACCTCTACTTCCAGAACGAGAGTCCCGGCGCCGACAAGGAGTCGAACTGGCTGCCCGCGCCCAAGGACAAATTCATCCTCATGCTCCGCATGTATTGGCCGAAGGAAGAGGCGCCCTCGATTATCGACGGCACTTGGAAGATCCCGCAGGTCAAGGCTGTGGAATAG
- a CDS encoding molybdenum cofactor biosysynthesis protein has protein sequence MQITAIYLSPGHNFFGHYGRPAGAHDVVAVPTAECVAGRGLRGDRFFDHKADYPGQITFFSGEVHDALCEAMAIADKPPSVYRRNVITRDVDLNSLVGQEFEVQGVRFLGAAECSPCAWMDEAFAPGAEEFLRGRGGLRARILTSGPLRVDPS, from the coding sequence GTGCAGATAACCGCGATCTACCTTTCACCGGGCCACAATTTCTTCGGCCATTACGGACGCCCCGCCGGCGCCCATGATGTCGTCGCGGTGCCCACCGCGGAATGCGTCGCGGGACGCGGCCTCCGCGGCGATCGCTTCTTCGACCACAAGGCCGACTACCCGGGCCAGATCACTTTCTTCTCCGGCGAAGTGCACGATGCCCTCTGCGAGGCAATGGCCATCGCGGACAAGCCGCCGAGCGTCTACCGACGCAACGTCATTACCCGGGATGTCGACCTCAACAGCCTCGTCGGCCAGGAGTTCGAGGTGCAGGGCGTGCGCTTCCTCGGCGCGGCCGAGTGCAGCCCGTGCGCATGGATGGACGAGGCCTTTGCCCCCGGCGCCGAGGAATTCCTCCGCGGTCGCGGCGGCCTGCGCGCCCGCATTCTCACCTCCGGCCCGCTCCGGGTCGACCCCTCATGA
- a CDS encoding response regulator, translated as MTVFIVDDEGPVRRALGRLLRSDGFEVVAFASAEEFLTGCGAARPACVVLDMAMPGRNGLEVQQALKEAGNTLPIIFLTGRADVPMCAQAMKRGASDFLTKPINDADLLAAVRRALSADRADGASQAERDAILTRLASLTPREREVLDLVAAGRLNKQIAAELGTVEKTIKVHRGRVMAKMGAHSVADLVRMMERGLR; from the coding sequence ATGACGGTGTTCATCGTCGATGACGAGGGGCCGGTGCGGCGGGCGCTGGGACGGCTGCTGCGCTCTGACGGTTTTGAGGTGGTCGCGTTTGCCTCGGCGGAAGAGTTTCTCACCGGTTGCGGGGCGGCGAGGCCTGCGTGTGTCGTGCTCGATATGGCGATGCCGGGTCGCAACGGATTGGAAGTGCAGCAGGCGCTGAAGGAAGCGGGTAACACGCTGCCGATCATTTTTCTCACCGGCCGCGCCGACGTGCCAATGTGCGCGCAGGCCATGAAGCGCGGCGCCTCCGACTTCCTGACCAAGCCAATAAACGATGCCGATCTGCTCGCAGCGGTGCGCCGGGCACTGAGCGCCGATCGCGCCGACGGAGCATCTCAGGCCGAGCGCGACGCGATCCTCACCCGCCTCGCAAGCCTTACGCCGCGCGAGCGAGAGGTGCTCGACCTCGTGGCGGCCGGCCGGCTCAACAAGCAAATCGCCGCGGAGCTCGGCACCGTCGAAAAGACCATCAAGGTGCATCGCGGGCGGGTGATGGCAAAAATGGGCGCGCACTCGGTGGCCGATCTCGTCCGCATGATGGAACGCGGCCTCCGATAG
- a CDS encoding tyrosine-type recombinase/integrase, which yields MKGIEPSFGEVWFLVALRGALYRGSIPRGLLVWCSWCSPLFLGAVMASLYKKPGSKFWYVHFQDKDGAWRHRSTGLLHSDARQTAEARILKANLDAGQLEHASSKHRGGWEFVEEYLANCARNANTRRCYRNRWTWISLFLAHEGLRFPEQVEYAHAHRYIAWRTNWKKKTGKKACRNTAIYEVKTFSQIMEEATRRKLCSANPLVKLKLIKDDPDEKPEITDREFRVILPALDLLPPEKAWMRYSFLISMHTGCRLQDTRQKRLYCDFETDVLTFLEPKGGKKRNFSIPIPPAIRPLLEEFVNRPPVEVAWPFQPSRAWQHFFHSLDLDHLCFHCLRVTFVTRLARKRVPLASAMRLVNHASTTIHRIYQRLGVDDVRDMPVLFPDFTRN from the coding sequence GTGAAGGGAATCGAACCCTCGTTTGGCGAGGTGTGGTTTTTAGTGGCGCTCCGTGGCGCACTTTACAGAGGAAGCATCCCCCGTGGTCTACTAGTTTGGTGCAGTTGGTGCAGTCCACTTTTCCTTGGTGCAGTCATGGCTTCTCTCTATAAAAAACCTGGTTCGAAATTCTGGTATGTTCACTTCCAGGACAAGGATGGTGCATGGCGTCATCGCTCGACAGGATTGCTGCACAGCGATGCGCGGCAGACGGCCGAGGCGCGGATTTTAAAAGCCAATCTCGACGCTGGGCAACTGGAACATGCCTCGTCGAAACATCGCGGCGGCTGGGAATTCGTGGAGGAATATCTCGCGAACTGCGCGCGCAACGCGAATACCCGGCGTTGCTACCGGAATCGGTGGACCTGGATCAGTCTGTTTTTGGCGCACGAAGGACTTCGCTTTCCCGAGCAAGTCGAATATGCCCACGCGCACCGTTACATCGCGTGGCGGACCAACTGGAAGAAGAAGACGGGAAAAAAGGCCTGCCGGAATACCGCGATTTACGAGGTCAAAACCTTCTCGCAGATTATGGAGGAGGCCACGCGTCGGAAATTGTGCTCCGCCAACCCGCTCGTGAAGCTGAAGTTGATCAAGGACGATCCCGACGAAAAACCGGAAATCACCGATCGGGAATTTCGAGTCATCCTGCCAGCGCTCGATCTATTGCCGCCGGAAAAGGCATGGATGCGGTATTCGTTCCTCATCAGCATGCACACGGGCTGCCGTCTGCAGGATACTCGGCAGAAACGCCTCTACTGCGACTTCGAGACCGACGTCCTCACTTTCCTCGAGCCGAAGGGCGGCAAGAAGCGCAATTTCTCCATCCCGATCCCGCCAGCGATCCGCCCGCTGCTGGAAGAATTTGTTAATCGACCACCCGTCGAAGTGGCATGGCCGTTTCAACCGTCTCGCGCGTGGCAGCACTTTTTCCATTCGCTGGATCTGGATCATCTGTGCTTTCACTGCCTGCGGGTCACCTTCGTCACCCGGTTGGCCCGTAAACGCGTGCCGCTTGCTTCGGCAATGCGCCTCGTGAACCATGCGAGCACGACGATTCATCGCATTTACCAACGGCTCGGGGTCGATGATGTGCGTGATATGCCGGTGCTGTTCCCGGATTTTACGAGAAACTAG
- a CDS encoding formate/nitrite transporter family protein codes for MSYLAPSEFVKKMVDAGESKVFMSTRDTLIRAYMAGAILALAAAFAVTITVQTGQPLAGAVLFPVGFCLLYLLGFDLLTGVFTLVPLALLDKRPGVTVGGVMRNWTLVFLGNFAGAFTVAVMMAIVFTYGFTEAPNVVGQKIGTIGESRTVGYAAHGWGGMLTLFIRGVLCNWMVSTGVVAAMMSTSVSGKVIAMWMPIMVFFYMGFEHSIVNMFLFPSGLLLGGHFTWGDYFLWNEIPTVIGNLVGGLAFVGLTLYSTHMKTGASLKVPVANIPVGSK; via the coding sequence ATGTCCTATCTCGCTCCTTCTGAGTTCGTCAAAAAGATGGTCGATGCCGGAGAATCGAAGGTCTTCATGTCGACCCGCGACACGCTGATCCGCGCCTACATGGCCGGCGCCATTCTGGCCCTAGCGGCGGCGTTTGCCGTGACCATTACCGTCCAGACGGGCCAACCGCTCGCCGGCGCCGTGTTGTTCCCGGTCGGCTTCTGCCTGTTGTATCTCCTCGGCTTCGACCTGCTCACCGGCGTCTTCACGCTCGTGCCGCTGGCCCTGCTCGACAAACGTCCCGGCGTCACCGTCGGCGGCGTCATGCGTAACTGGACGCTCGTCTTCCTCGGCAACTTCGCCGGCGCTTTCACCGTCGCCGTGATGATGGCCATCGTCTTCACCTACGGCTTCACCGAGGCGCCGAACGTCGTCGGCCAGAAGATCGGAACCATTGGCGAATCCCGCACGGTCGGCTACGCCGCTCACGGCTGGGGCGGCATGCTCACGCTCTTCATCCGCGGCGTCCTCTGCAACTGGATGGTTTCCACCGGCGTCGTCGCCGCCATGATGTCCACCAGCGTGTCCGGCAAGGTCATCGCGATGTGGATGCCCATCATGGTCTTCTTCTACATGGGTTTCGAACACTCCATCGTGAACATGTTCCTCTTCCCGTCCGGCCTGTTGCTCGGCGGCCATTTCACCTGGGGTGACTACTTCCTGTGGAACGAAATTCCGACCGTCATTGGCAATCTCGTGGGCGGCCTCGCCTTCGTCGGACTCACGCTCTACTCCACCCACATGAAGACCGGCGCCAGCTTGAAAGTCCCGGTCGCGAATATCCCTGTCGGCAGCAAATAG
- a CDS encoding helix-turn-helix domain-containing protein, giving the protein MNELARTPKQIGNLIHRLRKRQALSQNELAEKTGLRQATISLIETGNPGVRLDTLLTVLSALDLEFQIAPRSKGSAQEMENLFGGA; this is encoded by the coding sequence ATGAATGAACTGGCCAGGACTCCGAAGCAAATTGGCAATTTGATTCACCGCCTCCGCAAACGCCAAGCGCTCAGCCAGAATGAACTCGCGGAAAAAACGGGACTGCGCCAAGCGACCATCTCGCTCATCGAAACGGGTAACCCCGGCGTGCGTCTGGACACACTCCTGACCGTTCTCTCTGCCCTCGATCTGGAATTCCAAATCGCCCCGCGCTCCAAGGGGTCTGCGCAGGAAATGGAAAATCTCTTCGGTGGGGCATAA
- a CDS encoding ATP-binding protein: MNGVTALWSMAFAVSAMLGIIYGMVWLSRRHLVANGWFALMALGTALMALGDLALMQSKTPAQWGEIARWYQVPSFLAIVSMVFFVRTYLRAGQPSLAWSVCILRAVALVCDFTTGENLNFRHVTSLHHMTFLGEPVVVGTGDRNPWMLLAQLALVLLIVFVVDASIQVWKRGERLRAITAGGAIVFFVVAASATAILTLWGIITAPIIISLFFAGVAVVMGFELGRDILRAERLTTDLREGEQRLMLAAEAAKFGVWTRDPTGGAIWASDTWRRLFGFEKTEVVTFEDVLMRVHPDDRAAVQQILRTTSRSDNTYDLEYRIVLPDARVRWISSHGRFEAGDRGALRLAHGVSVDVTERKNAENEVHERRAELTHLSRVAMLGELSGSLAHELNQPLTAILSNAQAALRFLDRPDFDRSEITEILRDIVDADQRAGEVIRSLRALFRKEEIQRVPLDVNAPVNDTLRLVRSDVLNRQIVVTADLCESAPRVRGDRVQLQQVLLNLVFNAVDAISEMDNAKRRLRVSTSLSAGGVRIGVRDHGPGISDEVKGKIFEPFFTTKPHGMGLGLSVCNSILAAHGSRLELLDHEDGGAEFFFVLALEGETA; encoded by the coding sequence ATGAACGGGGTCACGGCGCTCTGGTCGATGGCCTTCGCGGTGTCGGCGATGCTCGGAATCATCTACGGGATGGTGTGGCTTTCCCGCCGTCACCTCGTTGCAAACGGTTGGTTCGCCTTGATGGCTCTGGGCACCGCCCTGATGGCGCTCGGTGACCTGGCATTGATGCAATCCAAGACGCCCGCGCAGTGGGGCGAGATCGCGCGCTGGTATCAGGTCCCATCCTTTCTGGCGATCGTATCCATGGTCTTCTTCGTGCGCACCTATCTGCGCGCCGGTCAGCCTTCCCTTGCATGGTCCGTTTGCATTCTGCGGGCGGTTGCACTCGTTTGCGACTTCACGACCGGAGAAAATCTGAATTTCCGCCACGTCACGTCCTTGCATCACATGACGTTCCTGGGGGAACCGGTCGTCGTGGGAACCGGCGACCGCAATCCATGGATGCTTCTTGCCCAGCTTGCTCTGGTGCTGCTGATCGTCTTCGTCGTCGACGCGAGCATTCAGGTGTGGAAACGCGGCGAACGCCTGCGAGCAATCACCGCTGGCGGCGCCATTGTTTTCTTCGTCGTCGCGGCATCTGCCACCGCGATCCTTACGCTTTGGGGAATCATTACGGCGCCGATCATCATCAGTCTCTTCTTTGCCGGGGTCGCGGTCGTGATGGGTTTCGAGCTGGGACGCGACATCCTGCGTGCCGAGCGGCTGACCACGGATCTGCGAGAAGGCGAACAACGCCTCATGCTCGCGGCCGAGGCGGCGAAGTTTGGCGTATGGACTCGCGATCCGACAGGGGGAGCGATCTGGGCGTCTGACACCTGGCGCCGCCTTTTCGGATTCGAAAAGACAGAGGTGGTGACGTTCGAGGATGTGCTAATGCGTGTGCATCCCGATGACCGGGCGGCGGTTCAGCAGATTCTCAGGACGACTTCCCGATCCGATAACACCTACGATTTGGAATATCGCATCGTCCTCCCCGATGCTCGCGTGCGGTGGATTTCTTCGCACGGCCGCTTCGAGGCCGGAGACCGGGGTGCCCTCCGCCTTGCGCACGGCGTGTCGGTGGACGTCACCGAACGGAAGAACGCCGAGAACGAAGTTCATGAACGGCGCGCCGAGCTGACGCATCTCTCTCGCGTCGCGATGCTCGGCGAACTCTCGGGCTCGCTCGCCCACGAACTCAACCAACCGCTCACGGCCATCCTGAGCAACGCGCAGGCGGCGCTGCGATTCCTCGATCGGCCAGACTTTGATCGCAGCGAGATCACGGAGATTCTCCGGGACATTGTCGATGCCGACCAGCGCGCGGGAGAAGTGATCCGCTCCCTGCGCGCCCTTTTTCGCAAAGAGGAGATTCAGCGCGTTCCGCTCGATGTGAACGCACCCGTGAACGACACGTTGCGCCTCGTGCGCAGCGACGTGCTCAATCGCCAGATCGTCGTCACGGCCGACTTGTGCGAGTCGGCGCCGCGCGTGCGGGGAGATCGCGTGCAGCTCCAGCAGGTTTTGCTGAATCTTGTCTTCAACGCGGTGGACGCCATATCCGAAATGGACAACGCAAAGAGACGCCTGCGCGTCAGCACGAGCTTGTCGGCCGGTGGCGTGCGGATCGGCGTGCGCGACCACGGGCCGGGAATTTCCGACGAAGTGAAAGGGAAAATCTTCGAACCGTTCTTTACGACGAAGCCTCACGGAATGGGCCTCGGGCTTTCGGTCTGTAATTCCATTCTGGCTGCCCACGGAAGCCGGCTGGAGCTGCTTGACCACGAGGACGGCGGGGCGGAATTCTTCTTCGTGCTGGCGCTGGAGGGTGAGACGGCATGA
- a CDS encoding family 1 glycosylhydrolase translates to MNSIRIPFALLALTALLGGCANPINPLGKFDPTPKAQGISKAKPNQKFAWGISTASYQYEDPAVKSGDKDDFSTDWDVLVSQKKAPPRGNALYSWSDFDKDIAALKKIKPTHYRFSVEWARVEPRPGVYNEAAIRGYVEMARKLKSIGVEPVVCLWHFTFPDWLYDHKNPGNSNWLHPLVRSHWNAYVAKMVTALAPYVTYYAPQNEPNGQITTAYIVAQWPPAMTLAIGHYWKAIDASTAMFRDCAAIVKKIKPSAKIVSVEALPWWQRAPLDPGGLIYNTMIHGNTDHLDRVYDVCDILGINYYYSQAPGPISLLAGPSMRGKHFTMMGWDINPAGLYDEIARVAKRYGKPMMITENGIATKNDAKREWYMQNHLAAIGRAIRDGYDVRGYFAWSLADNYEWHWGYTATFGLSHMDPATKDRVLKPSATYFADTIRAHGSVGSVTTIKPQSSYQPMPK, encoded by the coding sequence ATGAACTCCATCCGTATTCCATTCGCGCTCCTTGCGCTCACGGCGTTGCTCGGCGGCTGTGCCAACCCCATCAACCCGCTCGGGAAATTCGACCCGACGCCAAAGGCCCAGGGCATTTCGAAAGCAAAGCCGAACCAGAAATTCGCCTGGGGCATTTCGACCGCGAGCTATCAATACGAAGACCCCGCCGTGAAGTCCGGTGACAAAGATGATTTCTCGACGGACTGGGACGTGCTCGTTTCGCAGAAAAAGGCGCCGCCGCGCGGCAACGCGCTCTATAGCTGGAGCGACTTTGACAAGGACATCGCGGCGCTGAAAAAGATCAAGCCAACGCACTATCGCTTCAGCGTCGAATGGGCTCGGGTAGAGCCAAGGCCCGGCGTCTACAACGAGGCCGCCATTCGCGGCTACGTCGAGATGGCACGCAAGCTCAAGTCCATCGGCGTCGAGCCCGTCGTGTGTCTCTGGCACTTCACGTTCCCGGACTGGCTTTACGATCACAAGAACCCGGGCAACTCGAACTGGCTACACCCACTCGTCCGCTCACATTGGAACGCCTACGTTGCGAAAATGGTCACCGCGCTTGCGCCATATGTGACCTATTACGCGCCGCAGAACGAGCCGAACGGTCAAATTACCACGGCTTACATTGTCGCCCAGTGGCCGCCTGCGATGACGCTCGCCATTGGCCATTATTGGAAAGCCATCGATGCCAGCACGGCGATGTTTCGCGACTGCGCCGCCATCGTGAAGAAGATCAAGCCCTCGGCAAAGATCGTCAGTGTCGAGGCGCTCCCGTGGTGGCAACGCGCGCCGCTCGATCCGGGCGGCCTCATTTACAATACGATGATCCACGGCAACACGGATCACCTCGACCGTGTCTACGACGTCTGCGACATCCTCGGCATCAACTATTACTACTCGCAGGCGCCCGGCCCGATCTCGCTCCTCGCTGGCCCGTCCATGCGCGGCAAGCACTTCACGATGATGGGCTGGGACATCAACCCCGCAGGCCTCTACGACGAGATTGCCCGCGTCGCCAAGCGCTACGGCAAACCGATGATGATCACGGAGAACGGCATCGCCACGAAGAATGACGCCAAGCGCGAGTGGTATATGCAGAACCACCTCGCGGCCATCGGCCGGGCGATCCGCGACGGCTACGACGTGCGCGGTTACTTCGCCTGGTCGCTCGCCGACAACTACGAGTGGCACTGGGGCTACACGGCCACCTTCGGCCTCTCGCACATGGACCCCGCCACGAAGGACCGCGTGCTCAAGCCCTCGGCCACGTATTTCGCCGATACGATTCGCGCTCACGGTTCCGTTGGTTCGGTGACCACGATCAAGCCGCAATCTTCCTATCAACCAATGCCCAAGTGA